A stretch of the Duncaniella dubosii genome encodes the following:
- a CDS encoding InlB B-repeat-containing protein gives MKKTISKSLVTLIVLFLTVFSSSGASVPLEWAVNPADYRYDMSLYFNVAFATNGQQVNLSDYEVASFVGDECRGVAESISGVENCLYMRIRSNTERGEAVSFKIRDKQTGDVTDIEGVSVTFESNKAIGLPSSPYNISIVKYFDVSITAASGGSVNIDGGRYPEGSKVEISAIPDAYYKFVKWSDDVTEQTRTITVDRDIILEASFEVNTYTLKYIVDGEEYSSYQIGYGSSITPEVAPEKEGYTFSGWQGLPETMPGSDVTVTGTFTVNTYNLIYMLDGVEYKRLEVAYGEKLTAEAAPEKEGHTFSGWEGLPETMPASDVTVTGSFTADTYTLTYMLDGEEYKSVKVAFGEKLTAEAAPEKEGHTFSGWEGLPETMPASDVTVTGMFTVNTYNLIYMLDGAEYKRLEVAYGEKLTAEAAPEKEGHTFSGWEGLPETMPASDVTVTGSFTADTYTLTYMLDGEEYKSVKVAFGEKLTAEAAPEKEGHTFSGWEGLPETMPASDVTVTGTFTVNTYNLIYMLDGAEYKRLEVAYGEKLTAEAAPEKEGHTFSGWEGLPETMPASDVTVTGSFTADTYTLTYMLDGEEYKSVKVAFGEKLTAEVAPEKEGHTFSGWEGLPETMPASDVTVTGTFTVNTYNLIYMLDGAEYKRLEVAFGEKLTAEAAPEKEGHTFSGWEGLPETMPASDVTVTGSFTADTYTLTYVVDGEVYKTFQFAYGEKLTAEAAPEKEGHTFSGWEGLPETMPASDVTVTGTFTVNTYHLIYMLDGVEYKRLEVAYGEKLTAEAAPEKDGYTFSGWQGLPETMPASDVTVTGSFSTNSYTLTYVVDGEVYKTFQFGFGEKLTAEAAPEKEGHTFSGWEGLPETMPASDVTVTGKFTVNTYNLIYMVDGEEYKRLEVAYGEKLTAEAAPEKDGYTFSGWQGLPETMPASDVTVTGSFSTNSYTLTYVVDGEVYKTFQFGFGEKLTAEAAPEKEGHTFSGWEGLPETMPASDVTVTGKFTVNTYNLIYMVDGEEYKRFEIAYGEKLTAEAAPVKDGYTFSGWQGLPETMPASDVTVTGSFSTNSYTLTYVVDGAVYKTFQFAFGEKLTAEAAPEKEGHTFSGWEGLPETMPASDVTVTGTFTVNTYNLIYMVDGEEYKRLEVAYGEKLTAEAAPVKDGYTFSGWQGLPETMPASDVTVTGSFSTNSYTLTYVVDGEVYKTFQFAFGEKLTAEAAPEKEGHTFSGWESLPETMPASDVTVTGTFTVNTYNLIYMVDGEEYKRFEIAYGEKLTAEAAPVKDGYTFSGWQGLPETMPASDVTVTGSFSTNSYTLTYVVDGAVYKTFQFAFGEKLTAEAAPEKEGHTFSGWEGLPETMPASDVTVTGTFTVNTYNLIYMVDGEEYKRLEVAYGEKLTAEAAPEKEGYTFSGWQGLPETMPASDVTVTGSFSTNSYTLTYVVDGEVYKTFQFAYGEKLTAEVAPEKEGHTFSGWEGLPETMPASDVTVTGKFIVNTYNLIYMVDGEEYKRLEVAYGEKLTAEAAPEKEGHTFSGWEGLPETMPASDVTVTGTFTVNTYTLIYMLDGETYKSVQIEYGSKVNPESAPEKEGYTFSGWEGLPETMPASDVTVNGKYAINSYVLTYMVDDEVYVSMEVEYGARITPEDAPEKEGHTFSGWDGLPDTMPSHDVTVNAYYIANYYKLTAYIDGEVYFETELLMGASVEIPEPQFPSGKIFNGWIEEVPETMPAHDVEIHGTTSVFSTLTNIFVDENALLTVYNLKGMLVLKDVTIREASQKLSKGIYIINGKKILIK, from the coding sequence ATGAAAAAAACAATTAGCAAATCATTAGTAACGCTGATTGTGCTGTTTCTGACGGTCTTTTCCTCTTCAGGCGCGAGCGTCCCGCTTGAATGGGCTGTCAATCCGGCTGATTATCGTTATGACATGAGCCTCTATTTTAATGTGGCTTTTGCGACAAACGGACAACAAGTGAATCTCTCGGACTATGAGGTCGCTTCTTTTGTCGGTGATGAATGTCGAGGAGTGGCAGAGTCCATATCCGGCGTAGAGAATTGCCTCTATATGCGCATACGTAGTAATACGGAACGAGGAGAGGCGGTTTCATTTAAAATTAGAGATAAACAGACCGGCGATGTGACCGATATTGAAGGTGTGTCCGTCACATTTGAATCGAATAAAGCCATTGGCCTTCCATCTTCACCTTATAATATATCAATCGTAAAATATTTTGATGTAAGTATCACGGCTGCTTCCGGCGGTTCGGTGAATATAGATGGGGGAAGATACCCGGAGGGATCAAAAGTGGAAATTTCCGCTATCCCGGACGCATATTATAAATTTGTAAAGTGGAGTGATGATGTTACGGAGCAGACTCGTACAATCACTGTTGATAGAGATATCATATTGGAAGCTTCTTTTGAAGTTAATACCTATACTTTAAAATATATTGTAGATGGAGAAGAATACAGTTCATATCAGATTGGATATGGTTCTTCAATAACTCCGGAAGTAGCTCCCGAAAAAGAGGGTTACACGTTCTCAGGCTGGCAGGGTCTCCCCGAAACTATGCCGGGATCAGACGTTACCGTCACCGGCACGTTCACCGTCAACACCTACAACCTTATCTACATGTTGGACGGCGTGGAGTATAAGCGCCTTGAAGTCGCCTATGGTGAGAAACTGACTGCCGAGGCCGCCCCTGAAAAGGAAGGCCACACGTTCTCAGGCTGGGAAGGTCTACCTGAAACTATGCCCGCGTCAGATGTCACCGTCACTGGATCATTCACAGCGGACACCTACACCCTTACCTATATGCTGGATGGTGAGGAGTATAAAAGTGTAAAGGTTGCCTTCGGCGAAAAGCTGACCGCCGAGGCCGCCCCTGAAAAGGAAGGCCATACGTTCTCAGGCTGGGAAGGTCTTCCCGAAACTATGCCGGCATCGGATGTTACCGTCACCGGCATGTTCACCGTCAATACCTACAACCTAATCTACATGTTGGACGGCGCGGAATACAAGCGCCTTGAAGTGGCCTATGGTGAAAAGCTTACCGCCGAGGCCGCCCCTGAAAAGGAAGGCCACACGTTCTCAGGCTGGGAAGGTCTACCTGAAACTATGCCCGCGTCAGATGTCACCGTCACTGGATCATTCACAGCGGACACCTACACCCTTACCTATATGCTGGATGGTGAGGAGTATAAAAGTGTAAAGGTTGCCTTCGGCGAAAAGCTGACCGCCGAGGCCGCCCCTGAAAAGGAAGGCCATACGTTCTCAGGCTGGGAAGGTCTTCCCGAAACTATGCCGGCATCGGATGTTACCGTCACCGGCACGTTCACCGTCAATACCTACAACCTAATCTACATGTTGGACGGCGCGGAATACAAGCGCCTTGAAGTGGCCTATGGTGAAAAGCTTACCGCCGAGGCCGCCCCTGAAAAGGAAGGCCACACGTTCTCAGGCTGGGAAGGTCTACCTGAAACTATGCCCGCGTCAGATGTCACCGTCACTGGATCATTCACAGCGGACACCTACACCCTTACCTATATGCTGGATGGTGAGGAGTATAAAAGTGTAAAGGTTGCCTTCGGTGAAAAGCTGACCGCCGAGGTCGCCCCTGAAAAGGAAGGCCATACGTTCTCAGGCTGGGAAGGTCTTCCCGAAACTATGCCGGCATCGGATGTTACCGTCACCGGCACGTTCACCGTCAACACCTACAATCTTATCTACATGTTGGATGGCGCGGAATACAAGCGCCTTGAAGTTGCCTTTGGCGAAAAGCTTACCGCCGAGGCCGCACCTGAAAAGGAAGGTCATACGTTCTCAGGCTGGGAAGGTCTACCAGAAACTATGCCCGCGTCAGATGTCACCGTCACTGGATCATTCACAGCGGACACCTATACCCTTACTTATGTTGTAGACGGCGAGGTTTACAAGACTTTCCAGTTCGCCTATGGTGAGAAACTGACCGCCGAGGCCGCCCCAGAAAAGGAAGGTCACACGTTCTCGGGCTGGGAAGGTCTTCCCGAAACTATGCCGGCATCGGATGTTACCGTTACCGGCACGTTCACCGTCAATACCTACCACCTTATCTACATGTTGGACGGCGTGGAATACAAGCGCCTTGAAGTCGCCTATGGCGAAAAGCTGACCGCCGAGGCCGCTCCAGAAAAGGATGGTTACACATTCTCGGGCTGGCAGGGTCTTCCTGAAACTATGCCGGCATCAGATGTCACCGTCACTGGCTCATTCTCGACCAACAGCTACACCCTTACTTATGTTGTAGACGGCGAGGTTTACAAGACTTTCCAGTTCGGTTTCGGCGAAAAGCTGACCGCCGAGGCTGCTCCTGAAAAGGAAGGTCACACGTTCTCGGGCTGGGAAGGCTTACCCGAAACCATGCCCGCATCGGACGTTACGGTCACCGGCAAGTTCACTGTCAACACCTACAACCTTATCTATATGGTAGACGGTGAAGAGTACAAGCGCCTTGAAGTGGCCTATGGCGAAAAGCTGACTGCCGAGGCCGCCCCCGAAAAGGACGGTTACACATTCTCGGGCTGGCAGGGTCTTCCTGAAACTATGCCGGCATCAGATGTCACCGTCACTGGCTCATTCTCGACCAACAGCTACACCCTTACTTATGTTGTAGACGGCGAGGTTTACAAGACTTTCCAGTTCGGTTTCGGCGAAAAGCTGACCGCCGAGGCTGCTCCTGAAAAGGAAGGTCACACGTTCTCGGGCTGGGAAGGCTTACCCGAAACCATGCCCGCATCGGACGTTACGGTCACCGGCAAGTTCACTGTCAACACCTACAACCTTATCTATATGGTAGACGGTGAAGAGTACAAGCGCTTCGAAATCGCCTATGGCGAAAAGCTGACCGCCGAGGCAGCTCCAGTCAAGGACGGTTACACGTTCTCAGGCTGGCAGGGTCTCCCCGAAACGATGCCGGCATCAGATGTCACTGTGACTGGTTCATTCTCGACCAACAGCTACACCCTTACTTATGTTGTAGACGGCGCGGTTTACAAGACTTTCCAGTTCGCCTTCGGTGAAAAGCTTACCGCCGAGGCCGCTCCTGAAAAAGAAGGTCACACGTTCTCCGGCTGGGAAGGCTTACCCGAAACAATGCCCGCATCGGACGTTACGGTCACCGGCACGTTCACCGTCAACACCTACAACCTTATCTATATGGTAGATGGTGAAGAGTACAAGCGTCTTGAAGTGGCCTATGGTGAAAAGCTTACCGCTGAGGCTGCTCCAGTCAAGGACGGTTACACGTTCTCAGGCTGGCAGGGTCTTCCTGAAACGATGCCGGCATCAGATGTCACTGTGACTGGTTCATTCTCGACCAACAGCTACACCCTTACTTATGTTGTAGACGGCGAGGTTTACAAGACTTTCCAGTTCGCCTTCGGTGAAAAGCTTACCGCCGAGGCCGCACCTGAAAAAGAAGGTCACACGTTCTCCGGCTGGGAAAGTTTACCCGAAACCATGCCCGCATCGGACGTTACGGTCACCGGCACGTTCACCGTCAACACCTACAACCTTATCTATATGGTAGACGGTGAAGAGTACAAGCGCTTCGAAATCGCCTATGGCGAAAAGCTGACCGCCGAGGCTGCTCCAGTCAAGGACGGTTACACGTTCTCAGGCTGGCAGGGTCTTCCTGAAACGATGCCGGCATCAGATGTCACTGTGACTGGTTCATTCTCGACCAACAGCTACACCCTTACTTATGTTGTAGACGGCGCGGTTTACAAGACTTTCCAGTTCGCCTTCGGTGAAAAGCTGACCGCCGAGGCCGCTCCTGAAAAAGAAGGTCACACGTTCTCCGGCTGGGAAGGTTTACCCGAAACCATGCCCGCATCGGACGTTACGGTCACCGGCACGTTCACCGTCAACACCTACAACCTTATCTATATGGTAGACGGTGAAGAGTACAAGCGCCTTGAAGTGGCCTATGGTGAAAAGCTGACCGCCGAGGCCGCACCTGAAAAGGAAGGTTACACATTCTCAGGCTGGCAGGGTCTCCCCGAAACGATGCCGGCATCAGATGTCACTGTGACTGGTTCATTCTCGACCAACAGCTACACCCTTACTTATGTTGTAGACGGCGAGGTTTACAAGACTTTCCAGTTCGCCTATGGTGAAAAGCTGACCGCCGAGGTTGCTCCTGAAAAAGAAGGTCACACGTTCTCCGGCTGGGAAGGCTTACCCGAAACAATGCCCGCATCGGACGTTACGGTCACCGGCAAGTTCATCGTCAACACCTACAATCTTATTTACATGGTAGATGGTGAAGAGTACAAGCGCCTTGAAGTCGCCTATGGTGAAAAGCTTACCGCCGAGGCCGCACCTGAAAAGGAGGGTCACACGTTCTCGGGTTGGGAAGGCTTACCCGAAACTATGCCCGCATCGGATGTAACCGTTACCGGCACGTTCACCGTCAACACCTATACCCTTATCTATATGTTGGACGGTGAAACCTATAAGAGTGTTCAGATTGAATATGGTTCAAAGGTTAATCCCGAGTCAGCCCCTGAAAAAGAAGGTTACACATTCTCCGGCTGGGAGGGTCTTCCCGAAACTATGCCGGCATCAGATGTTACCGTAAACGGTAAGTATGCAATCAACAGCTATGTACTTACATATATGGTTGATGATGAGGTATATGTTTCTATGGAAGTTGAATACGGCGCAAGGATAACTCCGGAAGACGCTCCGGAGAAAGAAGGCCACACATTCTCAGGATGGGATGGTCTGCCTGACACAATGCCGTCTCACGATGTTACTGTCAACGCTTACTACATCGCCAACTATTATAAGTTGACCGCTTATATTGACGGTGAAGTATACTTCGAGACAGAACTTTTGATGGGAGCATCGGTTGAAATCCCGGAACCTCAATTCCCCTCAGGAAAAATTTTCAATGGATGGATTGAAGAAGTGCCGGAAACAATGCCTGCACATGATGTGGAGATTCATGGTACTACATCTGTTTTCTCTACTCTGACAAATATATTTGTAGACGAAAACGCACTGTTGACCGTATATAATCTTAAAGGTATGCTGGTTCTTAAAGATGTAACCATCCGCGAGGCCAGTCAGAAGCTTTCGAAGGGAATATATATCATCAATGGTAAGAAAATCCTGATAAAATAA
- a CDS encoding C10 family peptidase, which produces MLKPIIRMLAFATCIFYPGLANGGILTAEEAKEVATDFFQNADVSRLADVGSLELVYVEKVDTTPRYYIFNATDKKGFIIVSADDTALPVMAYSTTSAWLPQAMPEAAERLLETPASVLKSSSRRSPGRVSRSGRKLLNTPTWSQEAPFNSKIPNRPLVGCVGTALAEILKYHQYPVNRPSSLVKEGETATYDWSNMRNDNYRNGYNAVEGDAVGTLVADAAIAIGTDFGMSSSSAFEVKVPSALITMFGYDAGVSYKKGSEMDRDSWDALIVNEIDENRPVLYCGQDVSAGHAFVCDGYEMMGPTVYLHINWGWAGGADGFYASDALNPTMSKTYNFNNLTTVVYNIKPASTSAEWSPIHLTSDENQVGMTMDVTDIQPGTTFKVRAGALKNISNNNFSGSISLGLFSADGTFKRLLCDGKNFGLSSLNILKYTDISCTVPADAVIDDGDVIRLVTKDNTSSTWLPVANDLITLGEARAKGNTIPYFNISFPAAVEGAEITYTEPRVIKGRDFSFKVVPTSPEDVVTVKANGFILTPNGNAYNLSNVTADQTITVIVQNAADVVSKRTLWVQAGKLSQLINDTEAGTVTDLTLYGTIDATDFTFMRDRMKLSRLDISGVSIKANGANPANAIPAKAFSKCGNLRQIVLPKNINTFKSGCFSYSGLTSIEIPASVATYEYNIFLGCGSLREVTVRRSAAAWVNWCVFQGTPKAKLIVPVGATAAYRNKDYWKDFKEIEEQNPVADSQYTVTIQDAAGIKFTAMTESTEVAPGSQYEFKVDTDDSFGDATVELYANNTRLYPGENGLYKATINSNTLIHANFRQPEATWPDSPWKITGAAGGVGLVTDVVNVVPGKSFTIRANALGIPSENADQFYCVALTDKDGGVKEIISPVIYNSIYNYGNQPCNFVCQVKDATVREGNLIRVVSSLDKKKWSLVNAANDTIADRISAIGNRVVYYNINMPQKVEGASIQGGATQVVRGMPFSLKVTPVSVDDRVTVSVNGINKVVDAAIANISIPAVVEDLEINIQVNPKGSNAYTVVNVKEGELDAKIAQCPARLKVIGVMRSEDFDAFRKHAATIVDLDLADLTIKGAGDLANAIPSKAFASTGFVQTALKTIILPTNLVNIEENAFYRCVSLSEVTIPASVTYVGDNAFSSCARLSKIVTLATAPPATGYMSPFPANTANITLEVPKGAESHYSAATFWNELNMSTSKVYYNIQIDPERSFNYNTYYQLTKIDVSKGAQKVTIGLPNFAPTSYKDNPTYRPG; this is translated from the coding sequence ATGCTTAAACCTATAATCCGGATGCTTGCTTTTGCCACCTGTATATTTTATCCGGGGCTGGCAAATGGAGGCATACTGACAGCAGAGGAAGCGAAAGAGGTGGCTACCGATTTTTTCCAGAATGCAGACGTTTCACGTCTTGCAGATGTCGGTTCGCTGGAACTGGTATATGTAGAGAAAGTCGACACTACTCCTCGTTACTACATCTTCAATGCTACAGACAAAAAAGGCTTTATTATTGTATCGGCCGATGATACCGCACTGCCGGTAATGGCCTATTCCACAACTTCAGCATGGCTTCCACAAGCCATGCCTGAAGCTGCGGAACGCTTGCTCGAAACTCCGGCTTCGGTGCTGAAATCAAGCTCGAGAAGGAGTCCGGGCCGAGTTTCGCGGAGTGGCCGGAAACTGCTCAACACTCCTACGTGGAGTCAGGAAGCACCTTTTAACAGTAAGATTCCCAACCGTCCGCTCGTCGGATGTGTCGGAACTGCTTTGGCTGAAATTCTGAAATATCACCAATATCCTGTCAACCGTCCGTCATCTCTTGTAAAAGAAGGTGAAACAGCGACATATGACTGGAGCAACATGCGCAACGACAACTACCGCAACGGATATAACGCTGTTGAGGGTGATGCAGTCGGCACATTGGTCGCTGATGCGGCAATCGCAATCGGCACTGATTTCGGAATGTCAAGTTCAAGCGCATTCGAAGTGAAGGTTCCCTCGGCCTTGATCACCATGTTCGGTTATGATGCCGGAGTCTCATATAAAAAGGGAAGCGAGATGGACCGTGATTCATGGGACGCGCTTATTGTAAACGAGATTGATGAGAACCGACCGGTGCTCTATTGCGGTCAGGACGTATCTGCCGGCCATGCTTTCGTGTGTGACGGATATGAAATGATGGGTCCCACGGTCTATCTCCATATCAACTGGGGATGGGCAGGTGGTGCCGATGGCTTCTATGCCTCCGACGCACTTAACCCTACGATGAGCAAAACCTATAATTTCAATAATCTGACGACTGTCGTATATAACATCAAGCCGGCAAGCACATCGGCCGAATGGTCTCCAATCCACCTGACAAGCGATGAAAATCAGGTCGGAATGACGATGGATGTTACCGATATCCAGCCGGGAACGACGTTTAAAGTGAGAGCAGGTGCATTGAAAAATATATCAAACAATAATTTTTCAGGCTCAATCTCACTCGGACTTTTCTCAGCCGACGGAACATTCAAACGACTTCTCTGCGATGGAAAAAATTTCGGGCTTTCGTCATTGAATATCCTGAAATATACAGATATCTCATGCACTGTTCCTGCCGATGCAGTGATAGATGACGGCGATGTAATCCGTCTGGTTACGAAAGACAATACATCTTCCACATGGCTACCTGTCGCCAATGACCTCATCACTCTTGGTGAGGCCCGTGCCAAAGGAAACACCATCCCTTATTTCAACATCAGCTTCCCTGCTGCTGTCGAGGGTGCGGAAATTACCTATACCGAGCCTCGCGTGATTAAAGGACGTGATTTCTCGTTCAAGGTAGTCCCGACATCTCCCGAGGATGTGGTGACGGTCAAGGCCAACGGATTCATTCTTACTCCGAACGGCAACGCGTATAACCTCAGCAATGTTACAGCTGACCAGACTATAACTGTGATCGTACAGAATGCCGCCGACGTTGTGTCGAAGCGCACACTGTGGGTTCAGGCCGGCAAGCTGTCACAGCTGATAAACGATACAGAGGCCGGTACTGTGACCGACCTTACCCTCTATGGCACAATCGATGCGACAGACTTCACGTTCATGCGTGACCGCATGAAACTGTCGAGACTTGACATTTCTGGTGTAAGTATCAAAGCCAACGGTGCCAATCCGGCAAATGCAATTCCTGCAAAGGCATTCAGCAAGTGTGGTAATCTGCGCCAGATTGTATTGCCTAAAAACATCAATACTTTCAAGAGCGGCTGTTTCAGCTATTCCGGTCTCACATCTATAGAGATTCCGGCTTCGGTGGCAACTTATGAATACAACATATTCCTCGGTTGTGGAAGCCTTCGTGAAGTGACAGTTCGCCGTTCAGCTGCTGCATGGGTCAACTGGTGTGTGTTCCAAGGTACACCAAAAGCAAAGCTCATTGTCCCCGTAGGCGCTACTGCCGCATATCGTAACAAGGATTACTGGAAGGATTTCAAGGAAATTGAGGAACAGAATCCCGTTGCCGACAGCCAGTATACCGTAACCATACAGGATGCGGCAGGTATCAAATTCACCGCGATGACTGAATCGACGGAGGTAGCTCCCGGTTCTCAATATGAATTCAAAGTGGACACTGATGATTCATTCGGTGACGCGACTGTGGAGCTCTATGCCAACAATACACGTCTTTATCCCGGTGAAAACGGTCTCTATAAGGCAACAATCAACAGCAACACCCTGATCCACGCTAATTTCCGTCAGCCTGAGGCAACTTGGCCCGACTCTCCGTGGAAAATAACCGGTGCAGCCGGCGGTGTCGGTCTTGTGACTGATGTTGTGAATGTAGTGCCCGGAAAATCGTTTACGATCCGTGCGAACGCGCTTGGAATTCCTTCGGAAAATGCCGATCAGTTCTACTGTGTCGCACTCACTGATAAGGACGGCGGTGTCAAGGAGATCATATCGCCTGTCATCTATAACAGTATTTACAATTATGGCAACCAGCCATGTAATTTCGTCTGTCAGGTAAAGGATGCGACTGTGCGCGAGGGTAACCTAATCCGTGTCGTTTCGTCTCTCGACAAGAAAAAATGGAGTCTTGTCAATGCTGCGAACGATACTATTGCCGACCGCATCAGTGCCATTGGCAACCGTGTGGTATACTATAATATAAATATGCCACAGAAGGTTGAGGGTGCTTCCATACAAGGGGGAGCCACTCAGGTGGTGAGAGGTATGCCGTTCTCTCTTAAAGTTACTCCTGTCTCGGTAGATGACCGTGTAACAGTGTCGGTAAACGGAATAAACAAGGTTGTTGATGCTGCAATCGCAAATATTTCCATTCCTGCCGTTGTCGAGGATCTTGAGATAAATATACAGGTCAATCCGAAGGGCTCGAATGCCTATACTGTTGTCAATGTGAAGGAAGGAGAACTCGATGCCAAGATCGCACAGTGCCCGGCACGTCTTAAGGTGATTGGAGTGATGAGATCAGAGGATTTCGACGCATTCCGTAAACATGCCGCAACAATTGTAGATCTTGACCTTGCCGATCTGACAATAAAAGGCGCAGGGGACCTTGCAAACGCAATTCCGTCGAAGGCTTTCGCTTCGACAGGCTTTGTACAGACTGCGTTGAAGACAATCATTCTTCCGACAAATCTTGTAAACATAGAAGAGAATGCTTTCTACCGCTGTGTCAGCCTCTCGGAGGTCACAATTCCCGCATCTGTCACCTACGTCGGAGACAATGCGTTCTCATCGTGTGCCAGATTGTCGAAGATTGTCACTTTGGCCACAGCGCCTCCGGCCACAGGATATATGAGTCCGTTTCCTGCAAACACCGCCAATATCACACTTGAGGTGCCAAAGGGTGCTGAAAGCCACTACAGCGCAGCAACATTCTGGAATGAGCTCAATATGTCGACATCTAAGGTTTACTACAACATCCAGATTGATCCGGAACGTTCGTTCAACTACAACACATATTATCAGCTCACCAAGATTGATGTCTCAAAAGGTGCTCAAAAGGTTACCATCGGACTTCCCAACTTTGCTCCCACATCATATAAGGACAATCCCACCTATCGTCCCGGATAG